In one window of Malassezia japonica chromosome 9, complete sequence DNA:
- the LTE1 gene encoding Guanine nucleotide exchange factor lte1 (EggNog:ENOG503NYFZ; COG:T) — protein MFLRKSRSIEQLSAKAQRPDANDQAAAPKSPRRLKSKRSLRLFRSPQPDVEPMPSHDTSSPRIGDGDNSRARLFAQGQANAGLGIVQSGGGAFPSSASSNLGDTQFFSESRAPGLGMRLPPQHRNTSGEAPQTPVQTSFDAHAQSQSPSVDIASLQLNQTSPGIHSRMQASPQHQPGPRSPMQAEVAQNRYGGGQAAPQYRQYVPPQPTSPQQNQLTQTQYSQAPASQQAQYTQGASPQQAQYTQSPHQGQYTQPLSPQQAQMQYAARQAQYTQQAQDRLAQSQVSQAQQLQAQQAQQAQLMQAQQVQQSYAQSPQAYAQSPQAYAQSPQAYAQSPQAYAQSPQAYAQSPQAQADVKAPQSQTYAQVPPSQAYAQSPPSQAYAQSPPSQAYAQAPSQYTQASQTYPQTYASAQAPQTSLDRSPSVQPSNTTQPTQAPKTQPTLVQQLQPMQPPTQLVQSLQAQSLDRPSAKDPHSSEAERMAIQENARAQQALQEYARMQQAAIDQERARDEPEPPRASTPIAAKGDVSDAADVSQPSIVPASEDEMLNDARRGYPYGMDTSLRPSFASEANWPRTVDIDEKALLESERRAHAGVAMPPLHVTSLNSLGPEVGAPPVPARDLVTPTDERVRAADVSGGGAGASASALGAPANVSGDALGATEPPVSATLSVARSEGMLGPHILLYDDPCTASASPETAVAWTYDDWFLEAGTPATPGSDDNVTAVVGSSNTTQVAPDVCTHALPLAVFNSALRPVEGEECVYDMASKTARDAHELVPLHAADAATAVMPITVRARNHDLFPANRHVVLAATPRRLVAEMTTGSSPGLMEDVLLAYRTYFNAIRLQDLLFSRFEWAVRKLERAPVRATAVRVLRSTEHALGHWVKQYYDEDFADDELLVSRLVQFVNSQAQRSAHWPVSGTDAEVREGAVALWLLVQDRVPQEALNELDMHTPDVPALRSSRSSPSLRKVRSITKLFGREKRAEDSPTNSPALRSRKEGSGRGAHTRGPSNVSIASASTATGHQRTLSGSGSPHGHARRPSTQSQWESPRGKAESVFRMGRRSNLGLRRKLRLGESTEELVAPRDAEAESLERFSFRKYEPPAEPDMPSDALSDTASVDPDAALQRLEDMLEGRPAGSEVQRPRDGPIQWIPAHANASWKDAQRYSMLAADRGPRAAPAAAPTGWSEQGTLLLSQRSSTIARQLTTIEKQLFNLVHWSELTDLSWDHHTVQQEQWQREYQEYVTWRITAVGSSHEQLVPPVDKRGATHILIARFNRACAWVASHVVMTKEPTERVAMLSKWIRIAWDCYLLGNYATLCQILFGLQSPWVARLQASWRGVGAWEMRVFDALRRFTSPRDQFTQLRQAMLGALASHADGHIHVPFFGTFVSDLAANDALSLYIDSSLTPSMLPFYDDQELSQSWDTLVNLYRLRIKAMIVRDFGTLQEQSQRMQDAPMELPVLAEALQLDTLPAAQIQTASLALEPNA, from the exons ATGTTCCTTCGCAAGTCGCGTTCGATTGAGCAGCTGAGTGCTAAGGCACAGCGGCCAGATGCGAATGACCAGGCCGCGGCACCGAAAAGCCCACGCCGGCTAAAAAGCAAGCGCTccctgcgcctcttccgGTCCCCACAGCCCGACGTGGAGCCGATGCCAAGCCACGACACCTCGTCACCCCGCATTGGCGATGGCGACaactcgcgcgcgcgcctctttgcgcaggGGCAGGCGAATGCGGGACTAGGTATTGTGCagtccggcggcggcgcttttccgtcgtcggcgtcgtcgaACCTCGGCGACACCCAGTTCTTTTCCGAGTCGCGCGCCCCGGGTCTGGGCATGCGTCTGCCGCCGCAGCATAGGAACACGAGTGGCGAGGCACCGCAAACGCCGGTGCAGACCTCGTTCGATGCACATGCACAGTCGCAGTCGCCCTCGGTCGACATTGCATCGCTGCAGCTCAACCAGACCTCGCCGGGCATCCACTCCCGCATGCAGGCCTCGCCGCAGCACCAGCCGGGGCCCAGGTCGCCGATGCAGGCCGAGGTTGCGCAGAACCGGTACGGAGGGGGGcaggctgcgccgcagtaCAGGCAGTATGTGCCGCCCCAGCCTACCTCGCCCCAGCAGAACCAGTTGACGCAGACGCAGTACAGCCAGGCGCCGGCATCCCAGCAGGCACAGTACACGCAGGGAGCGTCGCCTCAGCAAGCGCAGTACACGCAGTCTCCGCACCAGGGACAGTACACACAGCCTCTGTCGCCTCAGCAGGCCCAAATGCAATATGCGGCACGCCAGGCCCAGTACACTCAGCAGGCGCAAGACAGGCTCGCGCAGTCGCAGGTGTCGCAGGCccagcagctgcaggcTCAGCAGGCTCAGCAGGCTCAACTGATGCAGGCTCAGCAGGTCCAGCAGAGCTATGCACAGAGCCCTCAGGCCTATGCACAGAGCCCTCAGGCTTATGCACAGAGCCCTCAGGCCTATGCACAGAGTCCCCAGGCCTATGCACAGAGTCCCCAGGCCTATGCACAGAGTCCTCAGGCCCAGGCTGATGTCAAGGCTCCCCAGTCTCAGACCTACGCCCAGGTTCCCCCGTCCCAGGCCTATGCCCAGAGCCCCCCGTCCCAGGCTTATGCCCAGAGCCCCCCGTCCCAGGCCTATGCGCAAGCGCCCTCTCAATACACGCAGGCGTCCCAGACATATCCCCAGACCTATGCGTCTGCGCAAGCCCCCCAAACCTCTCTCGATCGCTCTCCTTCGGTGCAGCCCTCTAATACGACGCAGCCGACGCAGGCTCCCAAGACCCAGCCGACGCTCGTTCAGCAGCTCCAGCCTATGCAGCCCCCGACGCAGCTGGTGCAGTCGCTCCAGGCGCAGTCCCTGGACCGCCCCTCGGCCAAGGACCCCCACtcgtccgaggccgagcgcatggcgATCCAGGAGaatgcgcgtgcgcagcaggcccTCCAAGAGTACGCGCGCATGCAGCAGGCCGCGATCGAccaggagcgtgcgcgcgacgagcccgaACCCCCCCgtgcctcgacgccgatcgccgccAAGGGCGATGtgtcggacgcggcggaTGTATCGCAGCCGAGCATTGTGCCCGCATCAGAGGACGAGATGCTgaacgacgcgcgccgtggcTACCCCTATGGCATGGACACGTCGCTGCGTCCCAGCTTTGCGTCCGAGGCCAACTggccgcgcacggtcgACATTGACGAaaaggcgctgctggagagcgagcggcgcgctcaTGCCGGAGTCGCGAtgccgccgctgcacgTTACGAGCCTGAACAGCCTTGGCCCCGAggtcggtgcgccgccggtgccggcgcgcgacttggtcacgccgaccgacgaGCGTGTCCGGGCCGCAGACGTGTCCGGCGGGGGGGCGGGCGCATCGGCcagtgcgctcggcgcgcctgccaacgtgtcgggcgacgcgctcggcgccacCGAGCCGCCCGTGTCGGCGACGCTGAGTGTCGCACGTTCCGAAGGGATGCTTGGCCCCCACATCCTCCTGTACGACGACCcctgcaccgcgtccgcctcgcccgAGACGGCGGTCGCGTGGACGTACGATGACTGGTTCCTCGaggccggcacgcccgcgacgcccggcagcgacgacaATGTGACGGCCGTCGTGGGCAGCAGCAACACGACGCAGGTCGCGCCGGACGTGtgcacgcacgcgctcccCCTTGCCGTCTTTAAttcggcgctgcgccctgTGGAAGGCGAGGAGTGCGTGTACGACATGGCGTCCaagacggcgcgcgacgcccacgagctcgttcccctgcacgccgccgacgccgcgaccgccgtGATGCCGATcacggtgcgtgcgcgcaacCACGATCTCTTCCCTGCGAACCGGCACGTGGTGctggccgcgacgccgcgccggctgGTCGCCGAGATGACGACCGGCTCCTCGCCGGGCCTGATGGAGGATGTGCTGCTGGCGTACCGCACCTACTTTAATGCGATCCGCCTGCAGGACCTGCTCTTTTCGCGCTTCGAGTGggcggtgcgcaagctggagcgcgcaccggtgcgtgcgacggCCGTGCGTGTGCTCAGGAGCAccgagcatgcgctcggGCACTGGGTCAAGCAGTACTACGACGAGGACttcgccgacgacgagctgcttgtCAGCCGCCTCGTGCAGTTTGTCAActcgcaggcgcagcgctccGCGCACTGGCCCGTGAGCGGCAcggacgccgaggtgcgcgaaGGCGCGGTGGCGCTCTGGCTCCTGGTGCAGGACCGTGTGCCCCAAGAAGCGCTCAACGAGCTCGACATGCACACGCCCGATgtgcctgcgctgcgctcgtcgcgctcgtcgccgagcctgcgcaaggtgcgcTCGATTACCAAGCTCTTTGGCcgcgagaagcgcgcggAGGACTCGCCGACCAACTcgcccgcgctgcgctcgcgcaaggagggctcggggcgcggcgcgcacacgcgcgGCCCGTCGAACGTgtcgatcgcctcggcgagcactGCGACGGGCCACCAGCGCACGCTGTCTGGCAGCGGCAGTCCCCAcggccacgcgcgccgcccctCGACGCAGAGCCAGTGGGAGAGCCCCCGCGGCAAGGCCGAGTCGGTGTTCCGCATGGGCCGCCGCTCGAACCTCGGCCTAAggcgcaagctgcgcctcggcgagagtaccgaggagctggtcgcgccgcgcgacgccgaggccgagagcCTCGAGCGCTTCTCCTTCCGCAAGTACGAGCCCCCCGCGGAGCCCGacatgccgagcgacgcgctgagcgacaccgcgtcggtcgaccccgacgccgcgctgcagcgcctcgaggacaTGCTCGAAGGACGCCCGGCCGGcagcgaggtgcagcgcccAAGGGACGGCCCGATCCAGTGGATCCCCGCGCATGCAAACGCCTCGTGGAAGGACGCCCAACGCTACTcgatgctcgccgcggaccgcggtcctcgcgctgcgccggccgctgcgccgacgGGCTGGTCCGAGCAAggcacgctcctcctctCGCAGCGTTCCAGCACGATCGCACGGCAGCTCACGACCATCGAAAAGCAGCTCTTTAATCTCGTCCACTGGTCGGAGCTGACCGATTTGAGCTGGGACCACCACACCGTGCAGCAGGAGCAGTGGCAGCGCGAGTACCAAGAGTACGTGACGTGGCGCATCACCGCTGTGGGCAGCTCGcatgagcagctcgtcccGCCGGTCGACAAGCGTGGCGCAACGCACATCCTCATTGCGCGCTTCAACCGCGCCTGTGCGTGGGTTGCGAGCCACGTCGTGATGACCAAGGAGCCGACGGAACGTGTCGCGATGCTCTCCAAGTGGATCCGCATCGCATGGGACTGCTACCTGCTGGGCAACTACGCAACGCTGTGCCAGATCCTCTTTGGCCTGCAGTCGCCGTgggtcgcgcgcctccaggcgtcgtggcgcggcgtgggcgCGTGGGAGATGCGCGTGTttgacgcgctccgccgctTCACGTCGCCCCGCGACCAGTTtacgcagctgcgccaagccatgctcggcgcgctggcgtCGCACGCGGATGGCCATATCCACGTACCGTTCTTTGGCACGTTCGTCTCGGACCTCGCCGCAAACGACGCGCTGTCGCTGTACATTGACTCCTCCCTCACGCCGAGCATGCTGCCGTTCTACGACGACCAGGAACTCTCGCAGTCGTGGGACACGCTCGTCAACCTGTACCGCCTGCGCATCAAGGCGATGATCGTGCGCGACTTTGGCACGCTGCAGGAGCAGTCGCAGCGCATGCAGGACGCGCCGATGGAGTTGCctgtgctcgccgaggccctgcagctcgacacgctgccCGCCGCCCAGATTCAAAC CGCCTCACTCGCTTTGGAGCCCAATGCATAG